Proteins found in one Verrucomicrobia bacterium CG1_02_43_26 genomic segment:
- a CDS encoding ribonuclease P protein component produces MRFRHCQHIRRALDFVSLKSSGKRINCGSFVVLWQLRPEETGLPRLGLVASSRVGNAVVRNRAKRIFREIFRLNQEKLPKHCDLLVIARSGVTESAYSEVEGRFLKACDRISKEASQMKPNDEDMPS; encoded by the coding sequence ATGCGATTTAGGCATTGCCAACATATTCGGCGTGCACTTGATTTCGTAAGCCTGAAAAGTTCAGGAAAACGGATCAATTGTGGGTCTTTTGTTGTTTTGTGGCAATTGAGGCCCGAAGAAACGGGGTTGCCACGGTTGGGGCTGGTTGCGTCTTCCCGAGTTGGGAATGCTGTTGTCAGAAATCGAGCAAAACGGATTTTTAGGGAGATCTTTCGTTTAAACCAGGAAAAGTTGCCTAAGCATTGTGATCTCTTGGTGATTGCTAGATCCGGGGTGACGGAGTCTGCCTACAGCGAAGTTGAAGGGCGTTTTTTAAAAGCGTGTGACCGCATCAGTAAAGAAGCATCGCAGATGAAGCCAAATGATGAGGATATGCCTTCATGA
- a CDS encoding transcriptional regulator: MSGHSKWATTKRHKAAIDAKRGKLFSIYGKEITIAARAGGGDPEFNSRLRTVINNAKAANMPADNIERAIKKGTGELGGVEILQLLYEGYGPGGVGFIVEVTTDNKNRSASEVRSTFSKAGGNLAGAGALAYNFQHKGQFLIDAEKVNEERLFEVALLAGAEDIQVEEDHFEVLCAVNDFDKIAKAFEDNKISCEAAELVYIPNTTVAVTDPEMAKKVLQLFQKLEDLEDVKSVHTNFDIDPSLLTEE, translated from the coding sequence ATGTCTGGTCATAGTAAGTGGGCGACGACAAAACGTCATAAGGCAGCAATAGACGCGAAAAGGGGGAAACTCTTTAGCATATACGGCAAGGAAATCACAATAGCAGCGCGTGCGGGCGGGGGCGACCCCGAGTTCAACTCGCGCTTGCGTACGGTGATTAACAATGCCAAGGCAGCGAATATGCCTGCCGATAATATTGAACGTGCTATTAAAAAAGGAACTGGGGAGCTAGGAGGCGTTGAGATTCTGCAGCTCCTTTATGAGGGTTATGGCCCGGGTGGTGTGGGTTTTATTGTTGAAGTGACGACTGACAATAAGAATCGCAGCGCTTCCGAAGTTCGCAGCACCTTTTCTAAGGCTGGGGGTAACCTTGCCGGAGCGGGGGCGTTGGCTTATAATTTTCAACACAAGGGCCAATTTTTGATTGATGCCGAAAAGGTCAATGAAGAGCGCTTGTTTGAAGTGGCTTTGTTAGCGGGTGCTGAGGATATTCAAGTTGAAGAAGATCACTTTGAAGTGCTGTGCGCCGTGAATGATTTTGATAAAATAGCAAAGGCTTTTGAAGATAATAAAATAAGCTGTGAGGCTGCTGAGTTAGTCTATATACCCAATACTACAGTTGCGGTAACGGACCCCGAGATGGCGAAAAAAGTGTTACAACTTTTTCAAAAGCTTGAGGACTTAGAGGATGTCAAAAGTGTACACACAAACTTTGATATTGATCCAAGTTTGCTAACTGAGGAATAG
- a CDS encoding membrane protein insertion efficiency factor YidD yields the protein MIRKPMAFIMVLLLRGYQYVLSPAIVAVFGASVRCRFTPTCSTYAIEAYKAHGFLKGTWLMVARLSKCQPFHEGGEDPVPKTFTFLKKRS from the coding sequence ATGATTCGCAAGCCAATGGCATTTATAATGGTGCTGTTGTTGCGGGGGTACCAGTACGTGCTTTCTCCTGCTATTGTGGCTGTATTTGGGGCTTCTGTGAGATGTCGTTTCACTCCCACTTGTTCCACCTATGCGATTGAGGCATATAAGGCGCATGGTTTCTTAAAAGGCACGTGGCTAATGGTGGCACGGTTATCAAAATGCCAGCCATTTCATGAAGGAGGAGAGGATCCGGTACCTAAAACCTTTACATTTTTAAAAAAAAGAAGTTAA